A single region of the Thermotoga profunda AZM34c06 genome encodes:
- the aspC gene encoding aspartate aminotransferase, with protein sequence MQISMNVSSIPASKTLEVNALAQELKKKGVDVVNLTAGEPDFPTPSPIVDAAIEALKMGFTKYTDSSGIPELREMIAKHVSKKFKVPCTANQVVVSNGGKQAIFNALASVISQNDEVIIIDPCWVSYEPMVLLLGAKAVHVKTQFEKEFIPNPEEIEKSISPATKVIIVNSPNNPTGTVYDEKTLYEIYEIAKKYDLLIISDEVYEPLVYDTDHISLFSISKGDRTVLVNAFSKSHSMTGWRIGYLVAPIEIARAAAKIQGHLTSNINSITQYAALKAFEVDTTYMKDRFRKRRDLVCSMLSELKLNYLRPKGAFYVLIDVREFEQDDVQFCMKLLNDQHVALVPGSAFNAQGFVRLSFATSEDLLKKGIDRIGKFIRR encoded by the coding sequence ATGCAAATATCGATGAATGTTTCTTCTATACCCGCATCAAAGACACTTGAGGTGAATGCACTTGCGCAGGAACTCAAGAAAAAGGGTGTCGATGTTGTAAATCTGACGGCGGGTGAGCCTGATTTTCCCACACCCTCTCCCATAGTAGATGCCGCGATAGAGGCTCTCAAAATGGGATTCACAAAATACACAGATTCTTCTGGAATCCCCGAATTGAGAGAAATGATAGCCAAGCATGTCTCAAAGAAATTCAAAGTTCCATGCACAGCCAACCAAGTCGTCGTGAGTAATGGTGGAAAGCAAGCGATTTTCAATGCACTTGCAAGTGTGATAAGCCAGAACGATGAAGTGATCATAATCGATCCATGCTGGGTTAGTTACGAACCAATGGTTCTATTACTTGGCGCAAAGGCCGTCCATGTGAAAACCCAGTTTGAAAAAGAATTCATTCCAAATCCAGAAGAGATAGAGAAATCCATCAGTCCTGCAACAAAGGTTATAATTGTCAATAGCCCGAACAACCCAACTGGTACAGTCTATGATGAAAAAACCCTTTATGAAATATATGAAATTGCAAAAAAGTATGATCTTTTGATCATAAGCGATGAGGTTTATGAACCTTTGGTTTATGATACAGATCATATTTCTCTGTTCAGCATATCCAAGGGTGACAGGACAGTTCTTGTGAATGCCTTTTCAAAATCTCATTCCATGACAGGTTGGAGAATAGGTTACTTAGTAGCTCCAATAGAAATAGCCAGAGCTGCAGCAAAGATCCAAGGACATTTGACTTCTAACATAAACAGCATTACCCAGTACGCTGCCTTAAAAGCCTTCGAAGTCGATACGACCTATATGAAGGACAGATTTAGAAAGAGGAGAGATCTGGTTTGTTCTATGCTCTCTGAATTGAAATTGAATTATCTAAGACCAAAAGGCGCGTTTTATGTTTTGATAGATGTCAGGGAATTTGAACAAGACGATGTGCAATTTTGTATGAAACTTTTGAACGATCAACACGTTGCACTTGTACCTGGATCGGCTTTTAATGCACAAGGCTTTGTGAGACTCTCTTTCGCGACTTCTGAAGATCTACTCAAAAAGGGTATTGATAGGATAGGAAAATTCATAAGAAGGTGA
- a CDS encoding cytochrome c biogenesis CcdA family protein, which translates to MAISLTQVDILTAFLHGIISFFSPCAIPLIPSFIALLISEKNIKSLWRILGFFIGLSATFSILGALSGSIGVLIDRLTMRYIAGSLILLMAILFLFQIQIFKVRSFNFYRFKSGGLFSGIIIGIGIGLVWIPCASPVLASILVIASTKGNVLKGLLMLFVYSLGISIPFLSIGGIVSRIFTRVSFKKPVFEKVLKYISAVLLFAIGILVFTGRLFG; encoded by the coding sequence ATGGCAATTTCACTAACCCAAGTCGATATTCTCACAGCCTTTTTACATGGCATTATATCTTTTTTCAGCCCATGTGCGATACCTTTGATTCCTTCATTCATAGCGCTGTTAATCTCAGAAAAAAATATCAAATCCCTTTGGAGGATTCTTGGATTTTTCATCGGACTTTCAGCTACCTTTTCAATCTTGGGAGCTTTGTCAGGCTCGATTGGCGTTCTAATTGATAGACTAACAATGAGATACATAGCTGGTTCTTTAATTCTATTGATGGCAATTCTTTTTTTGTTCCAGATTCAGATCTTCAAAGTCAGATCTTTTAACTTTTATCGTTTCAAGTCAGGTGGTCTTTTTTCAGGAATAATCATAGGCATTGGTATAGGTCTTGTGTGGATTCCGTGCGCGAGTCCTGTTCTCGCATCGATATTGGTAATTGCTTCCACGAAAGGAAATGTTTTGAAAGGCTTGTTGATGCTTTTTGTGTATTCTCTGGGAATATCTATACCGTTTTTGTCGATCGGTGGAATTGTCTCGAGAATCTTCACACGAGTGAGTTTCAAAAAACCGGTATTTGAAAAGGTGCTCAAGTACATCTCGGCTGTCTTACTCTTTGCCATAGGCATACTGGTCTTCACGGGAAGACTCTTTGGATAG
- a CDS encoding thioredoxin family protein, translated as MKKSMIFTILIFSTLIMAQSILFTDLEIAVNLARIEQKKLAIVFTTQTCPYCAKLKNETLTDKTVKELVLANYIFAEALFDYNKKTAAFGKPMSYPELFSAFQVNSVPVTWFFTSEATPLVYLPGYAPAQTFAQVLKYVYQELTEDFQQYMKRKDDFQGERKIIPVNEEQAKYVLKNDPYSIQIDKLPQKIDPYKVYVVQEETLAQQLSNAGVFRVLLVEQD; from the coding sequence ATGAAAAAATCCATGATTTTCACGATCTTGATTTTCAGTACCTTGATCATGGCTCAATCGATTCTTTTTACCGATCTTGAGATCGCAGTGAATTTGGCAAGGATAGAACAAAAGAAACTCGCAATAGTTTTTACCACACAAACTTGTCCTTACTGTGCAAAGTTGAAAAATGAAACACTGACTGACAAAACTGTGAAAGAGTTAGTACTTGCCAATTACATCTTCGCTGAGGCTTTGTTTGATTACAACAAGAAAACAGCGGCATTTGGCAAACCGATGAGTTATCCCGAACTCTTCTCTGCCTTCCAGGTGAACAGTGTACCTGTCACGTGGTTTTTCACAAGCGAAGCTACGCCATTGGTCTATCTACCGGGTTATGCTCCTGCACAGACCTTTGCACAAGTTCTCAAGTATGTGTATCAGGAATTGACTGAAGATTTCCAACAATACATGAAAAGAAAAGACGATTTTCAAGGAGAGAGAAAAATCATTCCAGTGAATGAAGAGCAAGCCAAATACGTCCTGAAAAACGATCCATATTCAATACAAATAGATAAATTGCCACAGAAAATCGATCCATACAAGGTGTATGTTGTGCAAGAAGAGACCTTGGCTCAACAGCTCTCAAATGCAGGTGTATTCAGAGTACTCCTCGTCGAACAAGATTAG